Part of the Thermococcus barossii genome is shown below.
AGAACAGCGCGCCGAGCATCGAGGCCAAGCTTGCGAGGGCGAAGGTCAGTCCAACTGTTGAGGCGTTTCCTCCGAGCTCCAGGAGGTAGAGGCTCACCAGGGCGGAGCTACCCCCGGTGGCCACCTTGAACGGCACGAAGGAATAAAACCACCGGGGAATCTTGGGGATGTAGCGGTAGCGATTTGCGACCGATGCGTTCCTCACCGCGATGGCTACCCTCTGACTCATTTTTCTCACCTTGAGGCCTCCGGGAGGCGGGTTTGGTTTAAAAAGGTTCGTGACACTGGTGGTACTCCAATGCCCTGAAATGTTCATTTTCTGGCTCAGAAAAGGGAGAAAGGAGGCGCTATACCTCCAGGACGTATTTCAGGCTCTCATCGGAGAAGCCCCTGAAGCGGCCGAGCTTCAGATTGAGTATCGCCCTTTCAGTGTTCTTGACCTTCATCGAGGCCAGGTGGGTCACCCCGCTGCCCCTGAGGAACTCGGGGAGAACCTGTCCCGTAGGGCCGGTTAGGAGGAAAATCCTGGCGTTCTTCGCCATGTCCAGGAGCATGTCGAGGGTTCCGTTTATCATGCACGATGCGCTCGCAAGCACCGCGTCCATCTCCGGCAGAAGCCAGTACTCCAGGGAGTCGCTCAGCGTCTCCCTGTCCCAGAGCTTCGGGTTTCTCTCGAAGACGTAGAGCTCCAGCCCCTTCTCCCGCAGGGCACTAACTATCGGTGGCATGTTACCTATCACGGCTACCTTTTCGACGTTATCATCGAGGAGCTCCACGGCGTCTATCCATTTCGCGCTGCTCAGGTCGATGTAGTACTGGGAAACCGCGTTTATCGCCGCCAGAGCGAGGGACCTCTCGATGATGTTGAGGCTATCGGCCTTTTCAATGAATGCTTCCACACTCGTCTCGTCGATGGAGTTGTCGTACCTCTGTATCTCCTCTGGCAGGGTCATGGCAACCCCCAGTGCTTTCCCCCTCTCCCCTTCAACCAGCATGTAGGTGTAGGGGAGGCCGAAGGAGAAGTCCAGAACCCTGAGGTCCTCATCGATGAGCCGTAGGGCCCTTTTCTTGAGCTTATTTAGCAGCATATGAACACCCCACTTCAAACATTTAGCGCCTCCTGTTTTGACTTCATCTCTTCTGATTTTGAACCTTCCGTTCTTGTATCTCCAAATCCCAGGCGGGCAAAACCTTATACGCTTTTAGGTTAACCTAACTCCGGTGGTGACATGATAGCCTTCGGTCCGGTTCCATCGAGAAGGCTCGGCAAGAGCCTCGGCGTGAACAACATACCCGACAAGGTCTGCAGTTACGCCTGCGTCTACTGCCAGATAGGGAGAACCCTGAGGATGGAGGTGGAGAGAAGGCCCTTCTACGAGCCAGAGTTCATATTCGAGGAGGTCTCCAAGAAGGTTGAGGAAGCCAGGATGAAGGATGAGAGGATAGACTACATCACATTCGTCCCCGACGGCGAGCCGACGCTCGACTTAAACCTGTCCAGAGAGGTGGAAATGCTGAAGAACCTTGGGATACCGCTGGCGATACTCACAAACTCCTCCCTGATATGGCGCGAGGACGTGAGGGAGGAGCTTTTTGACTTCGACTTCGTCTCCCTTAAGCTCGACGCGATGACCGAAAGCCTCTGGCGGAGAATAGACAGGCCCCACAAGAGCCTGAGCCTGGAGAGAATCCTCGATGGCATGCTGGAATTCAGGGACGACTTCGATGGAACCATCGTCACCGAGACGATGCTAATAAACGTCGACTACGGCGATGAGCTTGAAAGGATAGCGGACTTTCTCGCGGAGCTGAAACCTGATAAGGCCTACATAGCCGTCCCCACGAGACCTCCGGCCGAGAAGTGGGTGGAACCAGCGAAGGAAGACCTCATAAACCTCGCCTACCAGCTCTTCTCGGAAAGGCTCGGAGAGGACAGAGTTGAATACCTCATCGGCTACGAGGGCAACGCCTTCGCCTCCACCGGAAATGTTGAGGAAGACCTGCTGAGCATCACCGCGGTTCACCCCATGAGAGAGGAGGCTGTGGAGGAGCTTCTAAGGAAGGCAGGGGCCGGCTGGGAGACCGTGGAGAGGCTCATCCGGGAGGGGAAGCTCATCGAACTGGAGTACGGCGGGAAGCGCTTCTACATGCGCGCCCTTCCGAGCAGGAGAAAACCTTAATTATCCGGGAAACTAGTTTACCGGGGAGGGCCATGTGCGAGTACACCTACGAGAACGGCAAGAAGTGTCGCCTGAAACCTATCGAGGGTTCCGCCTACTGTCCCCTCCACATCCCCTACGACGAGGGGGAGAAGCTTCTGGGGGATGAGATAAAGAGGCTGAAGGAGGAGGCCTTCCTCAAGAGGCTCAGGGCAGGTCAGACCTATTTTGAGGGCGTTTACCTCTACGACGTCAAGGTGAGCGACTTCAAAGCGGAGAAGCCGATAGTGTTCAAAAACTCCCATATTAGGACTGTACTCTTCGACGGTGTTAGCGCGCCCGGCATAACATTTCACAACTCTACCGTGGGCAGGCTGGTTGTCTTTGAGAGCGAGCTGGGGGCGTTTGCGGTCCACGGCTCCCGCATCTTCGGCCTGAACCTGCTGCGGGTCAGGTTCTCTAACTCGGTTTACATTAGGAGTTCGAGCGTTCGCTACGTCATGATAAACTCGACCGAGTACACCGGCGGTGGGGAGGGGGATGAAAGGGAGTACGGGGAGCGCAGAACAGCCACCGGAAGGATAGAGCTGAGCGACCTGGACGAAGTCCGCAGGATTGGAATAAACGTCCGCTATCCCCTCCTGAGGAAAATCCTTGAGGAACACGGTATAAAGCCATCCGAATCACGAGAGAGAGCCGTTAAGGCCACCGCCCTGGCCATTCGGGATATCAGCTTCGATCAGTCGGCACGCTTCAAGAGGCAGGTCAGGCTGAGCATAAGGCGCTTCCATGGGGGTCTTGTCCTTGAGAACCTCAACATATTCGGGCACGCCGAGATCCTCGCCAGCTGGCTCAGGAATCCCGAGTTCGTTCACACCAGGGTCATGGGGAACATAAT
Proteins encoded:
- a CDS encoding Rossmann-like domain-containing protein — protein: MLLNKLKKRALRLIDEDLRVLDFSFGLPYTYMLVEGERGKALGVAMTLPEEIQRYDNSIDETSVEAFIEKADSLNIIERSLALAAINAVSQYYIDLSSAKWIDAVELLDDNVEKVAVIGNMPPIVSALREKGLELYVFERNPKLWDRETLSDSLEYWLLPEMDAVLASASCMINGTLDMLLDMAKNARIFLLTGPTGQVLPEFLRGSGVTHLASMKVKNTERAILNLKLGRFRGFSDESLKYVLEV
- a CDS encoding radical SAM protein, yielding MIAFGPVPSRRLGKSLGVNNIPDKVCSYACVYCQIGRTLRMEVERRPFYEPEFIFEEVSKKVEEARMKDERIDYITFVPDGEPTLDLNLSREVEMLKNLGIPLAILTNSSLIWREDVREELFDFDFVSLKLDAMTESLWRRIDRPHKSLSLERILDGMLEFRDDFDGTIVTETMLINVDYGDELERIADFLAELKPDKAYIAVPTRPPAEKWVEPAKEDLINLAYQLFSERLGEDRVEYLIGYEGNAFASTGNVEEDLLSITAVHPMREEAVEELLRKAGAGWETVERLIREGKLIELEYGGKRFYMRALPSRRKP
- a CDS encoding potassium channel family protein codes for the protein MCEYTYENGKKCRLKPIEGSAYCPLHIPYDEGEKLLGDEIKRLKEEAFLKRLRAGQTYFEGVYLYDVKVSDFKAEKPIVFKNSHIRTVLFDGVSAPGITFHNSTVGRLVVFESELGAFAVHGSRIFGLNLLRVRFSNSVYIRSSSVRYVMINSTEYTGGGEGDEREYGERRTATGRIELSDLDEVRRIGINVRYPLLRKILEEHGIKPSESRERAVKATALAIRDISFDQSARFKRQVRLSIRRFHGGLVLENLNIFGHAEILASWLRNPEFVHTRVMGNIIFRKTSFHGDFAWNSTVLPNIPVELNVEGFVEVEDCRFNSHRAAEVLYRLARISWERNGDFERADRYYYLEMVAKRKSRLGGRRRGIKRLLMRMESAFEWLFADLTCKYGTDWKRPILIWLAAVNVFFPLLFFLTRSVEGISGSMGFLDYEYFSVVTATTLGYGDYHPIGVGRAIASLEALFGMFMWAVFLTVFARKYMR